In the genome of Pseudonocardia cypriaca, the window GAGTACGTCACGCCGGCCGGCCGGATGATGTCCGACACCCAGACCGCCTACGCGATGGCGCTGGTGTACGGCATCGTCACCGAGGCCGGGGAACGACGCGTGATGGGCGAGCGGCTCGCCGAGCTCGTGCGGACCGCGGGCTACCGCGTGGCCACCGGCTTCGTGGGCACCCCGATCGTGCAGGACGCGCTCACCGGGAGCGGGCACCTGGACGCGGTCGCCCGGATGCTGCTGCAGACCGAGTGCCCGTCGTGGCTGTACCCGGTCACCATGGGCGCCACCACGGTCTGGGAGCGCTGGGACAGCATGCTCCCGGACGGCACCGTCAACCCGGGCCAGATGACCTCGTTCAACCACTACGCCTTCGGCGCGATCGCCGACTGGCTGCACCGCGTGGTGGGTGGCCTGGCGCCGGCCGCCCCGGGCTACCGCGAGCTGGAGATCGCCCCGCACCCCCTGCCCGGCCTGGATCGGGCGCGCACCGCGCACGAGACGCCGTACGGGCGCGCCTCGGTCTCCTGGGAGCGGCGCGGGGACACCGTCGTCGTCGAGGCGGTGGTGCCCGCCAACACGACCGCGACGGTGCGGCTGCCGGGCGGCGCCGAGCCGATCTCCGTCGGCTCGGGCACCCACCGGTGGGAGGTCGCCGCGCCGGAGACGGGCGACGGTCGTGGCCCGGTCACGCTCGACACACCCCTCTCCCAGGTGATCGACGACCGGGAGGCTTTCGACGCCCTCCTGTCCGCCGTCCGCGCCCGGGACGAGGCGAAGGTGCGGGAGTTCCTCGACCAGACCCGGTGGGTGCCGCACATCTCGCTCGGTCACGCGCTCGAACGCATGCCGGCCGGGATCCGGGAGGACGTGCGCGGAGCGCTGGAGACGGTCAGCCGGGGGCGCGCCGGCTAGTGGCCTGCGTTCGCGCGGCAGCGCTGCCGGTCACCGCGAGCAACACGATCGCCGCGAGCACGACGAGGAGCGGCGCCGTCCAGTCGCCGGTGGCGGCGTGGACGGCGCCGAGCACCGGCGGCGCGGCCGCGGCGACGGTGTAGCCGCCGCCCTGGACGAGCGCGGAGAAGCGCCGGTTCTCCGCGGTGTCGCGAGCGGCCCGGACGGCGAGCGAGAAGATCACCACCAGGCCGCCACCCTGGGCGAAACCGCCGACGATGCACCAGACCGCCCATGCCGACGGGGCGAGGAGCAGGCCGAGCGGGATCGTCGTCCACGTGGCGCACACGACGAGCACGGTCGTGAGCGCACTGGTGTACCGCAGCAGTGCCGGCACGCCGAACGCGCCGCCGAGTGCGGCGATCTGGAAGACCGACGCCGCCGCGCCCGCCGTGGCAGGCGACATGCCGAGCTCGTCGCGCAGGAGCTGCGGGAGCCACGCCGTCACGCCGTAGTAGGCGAACGCCTGGCCCGCGAACGCCGCGGTGAGCACCCACACCACCGGACGGCGCCACCACGTGGCCGGTCCCGTGACCGGCGCGTCCCCGGTGCGCGCTGGCCCCGGTCCGGGGTGCCGGACCGCCCTCCACCAGACGATGGCGGCCACGACGACGAGCGCACCCCAGCTCGCGAGCGCGCTGCGCCAGCCGGTGGCGGCCGCGATCGGCACGGTCAGCGACAGCGTGAGCATCGTGCCGACGTTCAGCGCCGCCGTGTAGGCGCCGAGGACGGCGCCCGCCTGCCGGGGGAGGTCCCGCCCGATCACCACCGGGACCGCCACGTTGGCTGCGGTGATCGCGAGCCCGAGCAGCAGCGTGCCGATGATTGCGGCGGGAAGCCCGTCGAGCGATCGCACGACGATCCCGACGAGCAGGACGGCCAGCGCGAGGAGCACGCCCCGGCCGAGGCCTGCGCGCGCCAGCAGGGCCGAGGCAAGGGGAGTGGCCAGCCCGAAGCACAGCACCGGCAGGCTCGTGAAGAGCCCGACGGTGGCGGCGTCGATCCCCAGGTCGGCGCGGATCGGGTCGACGACGGCGGACACGGCGACGAGCGGGCCGCGCAGGTTCAGGGCGAGCAGCAGGATCGCGCTGATCAGAAGCGCCGCCGAAACCGGCCGCGAGTCGGTCGCGGGCGGTGCGGGGCGGCGGGCGGCGGTCACGTGGCTCCATGCTCCTGCCCGGCGCCTCCCGCGTCACGCGGAGGTGAGGGGATCGACAGCCCCCTGGCAGTCAGACGGCGTCCGGGGGAGAGCTCGGAAGCCAGGTGTGGGCCGCGGAGACCAGGGCCGCCACCCCGATCCGGAGGGTTGGCTCGATCACCGGGGCGTAGAACGGCGAGTGGTTCGAGGGCTGTTCGGCCACGGCCACCGCCATGTCGTCGACACCGGTGATGCCGGCGAAGCAGGCCGGGTCGGCCCCACCGAGCAGCCAGAACACACACGGGGCACCGCTGCCGGAGGCGAGCAGCCCGACGTCCTCGCTGCCGGTGACGAGCCCGGGATCGATGACGCGGTCCGGCCCGACCAGCGCCTCGAAGGCGGGACGGGTGCGCGCACACGCCGCGACGTCGTTGACCACAGCGGGAAAGCCGTCGAACACCACGACCTCGGGATAACGCGTCGCCCCGGACGCGACGGCCTCGGCCCGGACGATCCGCTCGATGGCGCCCAGCACGCGCTCGCGGACGAGCGGGTCGAACGTCCGGACGCTGAGGAGCAGCTCGGCCTCGTCCGGGATGATGTTCTCCTTGGTGCCGGCGCGCAGCACCCCGATCGTGACCACAGCGGTGTCGGTGCCCGCGACCTCCCGGGACACCACCGTCTGCAGCCGCATCACCGTCGCAGCGGCCATCACCACGGGGTCGACGGTGGTCTCGGGACGGGAGCCGTGACCGCCCTTGCCGAACATCGTGATCCGTACCGAGTCCGCTGCGGCGAACGCCGGTCCGGGCCGCAGCGCCAGGAAGCCCGCCGGGAACGGCGCCACGTGCTGCCCCAGCACGACGTCCGGGCGTCCGAACCGCTCGAACAACCCGTCGTCGATCATCGCCCGGGCCCCTCGCCCGAGCTCCTCGGCGGGTTGGAAGACCGTGATCAGCGTCCCCGCCCACGCCGCGCGGTCCTCCGCGAGCTGACGCGCAGCGCCGACCAGGCACGTGACGTGCACGTCGTGGCCGCAGGCGTGGAACACGTCGACCTCGTGGCCGAGGTGGTCGACCCCGCGGACGTCGCTCGCGTAGGGCAGCCCGGTCTTCTCCTGCATCGGCAGGGCGTCCATGTCGGCCCGCAGCAGCGCGGTGGGGCCCTCCCCGTTGCGCAGGACACCCACGACCCCGGTGCCGCCCACGCCCGTCGTGGTCTCGAAGCCCAGCGCGCCGAGGTGGTCGGCGACGACCGCGGCCGTCCGGTGCTCCTGGAACGACAGCTCGGGATGGCGGTGCAGATCGCGGTAGAGCTCCGCCAGGACCGGGGTGTCGACGACGCCGACCATGCGGCCTCCCTCCTCGCGTCCAGCTCCGGAGCCTAGGCCCCCGGATCGCCGTCCGATCCGCGAATCGGCCGGCGGTATCGCCGGCGGAGGTGGCACCGCAATCGGTGCGCGACCCGGCGGGCCGAGGATCAGCGGGGGCTGCGGAGGGCGAAGGCGCCGGCCGCCACCA includes:
- a CDS encoding amidohydrolase, which gives rise to MVGVVDTPVLAELYRDLHRHPELSFQEHRTAAVVADHLGALGFETTTGVGGTGVVGVLRNGEGPTALLRADMDALPMQEKTGLPYASDVRGVDHLGHEVDVFHACGHDVHVTCLVGAARQLAEDRAAWAGTLITVFQPAEELGRGARAMIDDGLFERFGRPDVVLGQHVAPFPAGFLALRPGPAFAAADSVRITMFGKGGHGSRPETTVDPVVMAAATVMRLQTVVSREVAGTDTAVVTIGVLRAGTKENIIPDEAELLLSVRTFDPLVRERVLGAIERIVRAEAVASGATRYPEVVVFDGFPAVVNDVAACARTRPAFEALVGPDRVIDPGLVTGSEDVGLLASGSGAPCVFWLLGGADPACFAGITGVDDMAVAVAEQPSNHSPFYAPVIEPTLRIGVAALVSAAHTWLPSSPPDAV
- a CDS encoding CynX/NimT family MFS transporter — translated: MTAARRPAPPATDSRPVSAALLISAILLLALNLRGPLVAVSAVVDPIRADLGIDAATVGLFTSLPVLCFGLATPLASALLARAGLGRGVLLALAVLLVGIVVRSLDGLPAAIIGTLLLGLAITAANVAVPVVIGRDLPRQAGAVLGAYTAALNVGTMLTLSLTVPIAAATGWRSALASWGALVVVAAIVWWRAVRHPGPGPARTGDAPVTGPATWWRRPVVWVLTAAFAGQAFAYYGVTAWLPQLLRDELGMSPATAGAAASVFQIAALGGAFGVPALLRYTSALTTVLVVCATWTTIPLGLLLAPSAWAVWCIVGGFAQGGGLVVIFSLAVRAARDTAENRRFSALVQGGGYTVAAAAPPVLGAVHAATGDWTAPLLVVLAAIVLLAVTGSAAARTQATSRRAPG